The following are encoded together in the Vigna unguiculata cultivar IT97K-499-35 chromosome 2, ASM411807v1, whole genome shotgun sequence genome:
- the LOC114173933 gene encoding uncharacterized protein LOC114173933 isoform X4 has translation MQILFLFLGGSINYFCSGRRKKVFAGRKKKEAHALRLRRLRLLSYQEDVFSFESIILSEIRNSSFGMVPYRGNRSYSTRQITYFGRMIKETQCARRSIVSAYSPEVSCQDQRMEDRDLGGTKNVCMIMITNMDKKLSSTVAEFLRRYTSLSVRVFIFPNLSMEMAFELYGMLAGNVNPMIGENVKPAYGGGE, from the exons atgcagatactttttctctttctcggTGGCTCAATTAACTACTTTTGCTCTGGGAGAAGGAAGAAGGTGTTTGCTGGTAGGAAGAAGAAAGAGGCTCATGCTCTTCGCTTAAG GAGGTTGCGGCTCCTGTCTTATCAGGAAGACGTTTTCTCTTTCGAGTCCATCATTCTCTCTGAAATTAG GAATTCTAGCTTTGGAATGGTTCCATATCGAGGCAACAGGTCTTACTCCACACGTCAAATTACTTACTTTGGAAGAATGATAAAG GAAACACAATGTGCTAGGCGGTCTATAGTGAGTGCATATTCACCTGAAG tcAGTTGTCAAGACCAAAGAATGGAAGACAGGGATCTCGGGGGAACGAAAAATGTGTGTATGATAATGATTACAAATATGGATAAAAAGTTATCATCTACAGTTGCAGAGTTCTTACGAAGATATACTTCTCTATCAGTCAGAGTCTTCATTTTTCCAAATTTGTCAATGGAG ATGGCTTTTGAATTATATGGTATGCTTGCCGGCAATGTCAATCCAATGATTGGAGAGAATGTGAAGCCAGCTTATGGAGGTGGAGAATAA
- the LOC114173933 gene encoding uncharacterized protein LOC114173933 isoform X2 yields MQILFLFLGGSINYFCSGRRKKVFAGRKKKEAHALRLRLRLLSYQEDVFSFESIILSEIRNSSFGMVPYRGNRSYSTRQITYFGRMIKETQCARRSIVSAYSPEVSCQDQRMEDRDLGGTKNVCMIMITNMDKKLSSTVAEFLRRYTSLSVRVFIFPNLSMEVYTRGAIMVHSEKEFQELCGFLNNPNCIITSSTGRWLLNYMVCLPAMSIQ; encoded by the exons atgcagatactttttctctttctcggTGGCTCAATTAACTACTTTTGCTCTGGGAGAAGGAAGAAGGTGTTTGCTGGTAGGAAGAAGAAAGAGGCTCATGCTCTTCGCTTAAG GTTGCGGCTCCTGTCTTATCAGGAAGACGTTTTCTCTTTCGAGTCCATCATTCTCTCTGAAATTAG GAATTCTAGCTTTGGAATGGTTCCATATCGAGGCAACAGGTCTTACTCCACACGTCAAATTACTTACTTTGGAAGAATGATAAAG GAAACACAATGTGCTAGGCGGTCTATAGTGAGTGCATATTCACCTGAAG tcAGTTGTCAAGACCAAAGAATGGAAGACAGGGATCTCGGGGGAACGAAAAATGTGTGTATGATAATGATTACAAATATGGATAAAAAGTTATCATCTACAGTTGCAGAGTTCTTACGAAGATATACTTCTCTATCAGTCAGAGTCTTCATTTTTCCAAATTTGTCAATGGAGGTATATACTAGGGGAGCCATTATGGTGCATTCTGAAAAAGAGTTCCAAGAGTTGTGTGGCTTTTTGAATAATCCCAACTGCATCATAACATCTTCAACTGGCAG ATGGCTTTTGAATTATATGGTATGCTTGCCGGCAATGTCAATCCAATGA
- the LOC114173933 gene encoding uncharacterized protein LOC114173933 isoform X1 produces the protein MQILFLFLGGSINYFCSGRRKKVFAGRKKKEAHALRLRRLRLLSYQEDVFSFESIILSEIRNSSFGMVPYRGNRSYSTRQITYFGRMIKETQCARRSIVSAYSPEVSCQDQRMEDRDLGGTKNVCMIMITNMDKKLSSTVAEFLRRYTSLSVRVFIFPNLSMEVYTRGAIMVHSEKEFQELCGFLNNPNCIITSSTGRWLLNYMVCLPAMSIQ, from the exons atgcagatactttttctctttctcggTGGCTCAATTAACTACTTTTGCTCTGGGAGAAGGAAGAAGGTGTTTGCTGGTAGGAAGAAGAAAGAGGCTCATGCTCTTCGCTTAAG GAGGTTGCGGCTCCTGTCTTATCAGGAAGACGTTTTCTCTTTCGAGTCCATCATTCTCTCTGAAATTAG GAATTCTAGCTTTGGAATGGTTCCATATCGAGGCAACAGGTCTTACTCCACACGTCAAATTACTTACTTTGGAAGAATGATAAAG GAAACACAATGTGCTAGGCGGTCTATAGTGAGTGCATATTCACCTGAAG tcAGTTGTCAAGACCAAAGAATGGAAGACAGGGATCTCGGGGGAACGAAAAATGTGTGTATGATAATGATTACAAATATGGATAAAAAGTTATCATCTACAGTTGCAGAGTTCTTACGAAGATATACTTCTCTATCAGTCAGAGTCTTCATTTTTCCAAATTTGTCAATGGAGGTATATACTAGGGGAGCCATTATGGTGCATTCTGAAAAAGAGTTCCAAGAGTTGTGTGGCTTTTTGAATAATCCCAACTGCATCATAACATCTTCAACTGGCAG ATGGCTTTTGAATTATATGGTATGCTTGCCGGCAATGTCAATCCAATGA
- the LOC114173933 gene encoding uncharacterized protein LOC114173933 isoform X5, protein MQILFLFLGGSINYFCSGRRKKVFAGRKKKEAHALRLRNSSFGMVPYRGNRSYSTRQITYFGRMIKETQCARRSIVSAYSPEVSCQDQRMEDRDLGGTKNVCMIMITNMDKKLSSTVAEFLRRYTSLSVRVFIFPNLSMEVYTRGAIMVHSEKEFQELCGFLNNPNCIITSSTGRWLLNYMVCLPAMSIQ, encoded by the exons atgcagatactttttctctttctcggTGGCTCAATTAACTACTTTTGCTCTGGGAGAAGGAAGAAGGTGTTTGCTGGTAGGAAGAAGAAAGAGGCTCATGCTCTTCGCTTAAG GAATTCTAGCTTTGGAATGGTTCCATATCGAGGCAACAGGTCTTACTCCACACGTCAAATTACTTACTTTGGAAGAATGATAAAG GAAACACAATGTGCTAGGCGGTCTATAGTGAGTGCATATTCACCTGAAG tcAGTTGTCAAGACCAAAGAATGGAAGACAGGGATCTCGGGGGAACGAAAAATGTGTGTATGATAATGATTACAAATATGGATAAAAAGTTATCATCTACAGTTGCAGAGTTCTTACGAAGATATACTTCTCTATCAGTCAGAGTCTTCATTTTTCCAAATTTGTCAATGGAGGTATATACTAGGGGAGCCATTATGGTGCATTCTGAAAAAGAGTTCCAAGAGTTGTGTGGCTTTTTGAATAATCCCAACTGCATCATAACATCTTCAACTGGCAG ATGGCTTTTGAATTATATGGTATGCTTGCCGGCAATGTCAATCCAATGA
- the LOC114173933 gene encoding uncharacterized protein LOC114173933 isoform X6, with the protein MLVNILWPQALQTFWNSSFGMVPYRGNRSYSTRQITYFGRMIKETQCARRSIVSAYSPEVSCQDQRMEDRDLGGTKNVCMIMITNMDKKLSSTVAEFLRRYTSLSVRVFIFPNLSMEVYTRGAIMVHSEKEFQELCGFLNNPNCIITSSTGRWLLNYMVCLPAMSIQ; encoded by the exons ATGTTAGTTAATATACTATGGCCACAAGCACTCCAGACATTTTG GAATTCTAGCTTTGGAATGGTTCCATATCGAGGCAACAGGTCTTACTCCACACGTCAAATTACTTACTTTGGAAGAATGATAAAG GAAACACAATGTGCTAGGCGGTCTATAGTGAGTGCATATTCACCTGAAG tcAGTTGTCAAGACCAAAGAATGGAAGACAGGGATCTCGGGGGAACGAAAAATGTGTGTATGATAATGATTACAAATATGGATAAAAAGTTATCATCTACAGTTGCAGAGTTCTTACGAAGATATACTTCTCTATCAGTCAGAGTCTTCATTTTTCCAAATTTGTCAATGGAGGTATATACTAGGGGAGCCATTATGGTGCATTCTGAAAAAGAGTTCCAAGAGTTGTGTGGCTTTTTGAATAATCCCAACTGCATCATAACATCTTCAACTGGCAG ATGGCTTTTGAATTATATGGTATGCTTGCCGGCAATGTCAATCCAATGA
- the LOC114173933 gene encoding uncharacterized protein LOC114173933 isoform X3 has product MQILFLFLGGSINYFCSGRRKKVFAGRKKKEAHALRLRRLRLLSYQEDVFSFESIILSEIRNSSFGMVPYRGNRSYSTRQITYFGRMIKETQCARRSIVSAYSPEVSCQDQRMEDRDLGGTKNVCMIMITNMDKKLSSTVAEFLRRYTSLSVRVFIFPNLSMEVYTRGAIMVHSEKEFQELCGFLNNPNCIITSSTDGF; this is encoded by the exons atgcagatactttttctctttctcggTGGCTCAATTAACTACTTTTGCTCTGGGAGAAGGAAGAAGGTGTTTGCTGGTAGGAAGAAGAAAGAGGCTCATGCTCTTCGCTTAAG GAGGTTGCGGCTCCTGTCTTATCAGGAAGACGTTTTCTCTTTCGAGTCCATCATTCTCTCTGAAATTAG GAATTCTAGCTTTGGAATGGTTCCATATCGAGGCAACAGGTCTTACTCCACACGTCAAATTACTTACTTTGGAAGAATGATAAAG GAAACACAATGTGCTAGGCGGTCTATAGTGAGTGCATATTCACCTGAAG tcAGTTGTCAAGACCAAAGAATGGAAGACAGGGATCTCGGGGGAACGAAAAATGTGTGTATGATAATGATTACAAATATGGATAAAAAGTTATCATCTACAGTTGCAGAGTTCTTACGAAGATATACTTCTCTATCAGTCAGAGTCTTCATTTTTCCAAATTTGTCAATGGAGGTATATACTAGGGGAGCCATTATGGTGCATTCTGAAAAAGAGTTCCAAGAGTTGTGTGGCTTTTTGAATAATCCCAACTGCATCATAACATCTTCAACTG ATGGCTTTTGA